The nucleotide sequence TATTTTCTTAAAGTTTATTGACTTTTAAGGTCAGTGAGCGTACTATAACATCTTGTTTACTATAAATTTTCGACTATAAAACTTGAAGTAAAATTGTGTGTAAAGGAGTTTAGAAATTGGATTACTTAAAAAGGTTGTTAGTAGGTAAGCCTTTAAAATCTGCTGAAAATGATGAGCACAAATTAACCCGATTTGCTGCTTTGGCATTATTGTCGTCTGATGCGTTATCATCTATTGCATATGGTACGGAACAAATCGTTGTCGTTTTAGTCGCTTTGTCTGCTGCAGCCATCTGGTATTCGCTACCCATTGCCGCTTTTGTTATTATTTTATTGATTTCATTAACGCTATCATATCGTCAAATCATCCATGCTTATCCTCATGGCGGGGGAGCATATGTCGTCAGCAGTGAGAATCTTGGAAAGAATGCTGGCTTGATTTCCGGTGGCTCTTTATTGATCGACTACATGTTGACAGTAGCAGTATCTGTCTCAGCAGGTGCTGAAGCGATCACATCAGCGGTGCCAGCACTCTACGGTCATCAAGTCGCTATTTCTGTGACAATCGTTTTGCTACTGATGATGCTGAATCTTCGTGGGCTGAGGGAATCTGCATCGTTCCTATTATTTCCGGTGTACACATTTATCCTTGTGATCTCGTTACTGATCGTTGTTGGTTTATATAATATCGTGACAGGTGCTGTGCCATTGCAAGCTACTGCACTTCCAGGAGCGGCTGTGCCGGGTGTTTCTATCGCTTTGATTTTACGAGCATTTTCTTCTGGTTCTTCCTCTTTAACTGGGGTGGAGGCGATTAGTAATGCTGTACCATTCTTTAAGAAGCCAAGAGCAAAAAATGCCGCTGCTACATTGACGATGATGGCATTGATCTTAGGTTTCTTCTTCGTGGGGATCACATTTATCAACTATTGGTATGGGATCGTTCCTGAAAAAGAAGTCACTGTTTTGTCTCAAATTGGTAAAGCTGTCTTTGGACATGGTATTTTGTATTACGTCCTTCAATTTGCTACAGCGCTGATTTTAGCAGTTGCTGCTAACACCGGTTTTTCTGCTTTTCCAGTTCTTGCATACAATCTGGCAAAAGATAAATTCATGCCTCACATGTATCAAGATCGTGGGGATCGACTAGGCTATTCCAATGGGATTATCACACTAGCGCTAGGTTCGATCGTATTGCTGTTTATTTTCCATGGCTCAACAGAACGCTTGATTCCGTTATACTCTATCGGCGTGTTCATTCCATTTGCTTTATCTCAAACAGGGATGGTCGTCAAATGGAAAAAAGAAGGAAAAAGATGGTTAAGCAAGTCGATTGCCAATATTACAGGTGCGTTCATCTCATATGCAATCATTGCGATTTTGTTCGTCTATCGGTTAGGGGACATTTGGCCTTTCTTCATCATTATGCCAATCGTTATGTTCATTTTTTATAAGATCCATGATCATTATAAAAAAGTAGCAGAACAGCTTCGTTTAGAAAATGATGCAAAACTACATGATTATGACGGGAATACCGTTCTTGTATTAGTCGGGAATGTGACACGGGTAAATATCGGTGCGTTGAATTACGCACGTTCGATCGGTGATTATGTCGTTGCGATGCATGTTTCGCTAGACGAAGATGTCGAAAAAGAAAAAGAAATCGAAGCAGAATTTAAAAAGCATTTCCCAGATGTCCGTTTTTCAATCGTCCACTCTTCTTATCGCTCGATTGAAAATCCAATTATCCGTTATGTAGATATCGTAAGTAAAAATGCAGCGAAACAAAACTATACAACTACTGTGTTGATTCCTCAATTTGTACCAAACAGACGCTGGCAGAATATTCTCCATAACCAAACAAGTTTGCGGTTAAGATTGCGATTGTCTTGGCGTGAAAATATCGTTGTCAGCACCTATAGCTACCATTTGAAGAAATAAACCAAGTTTTAAAATCAAAAACAGACCCTCTAGCTCTTAATTGAAGCTAGAGGGTCTGTTTTGTCTTATTCCCAGCTAAAGGTGCCCTCTATAAGCCATTAAAGATGGGAACAGCGTATGAAATGTTATTATTCTTCCTATTTAGCTGTAAAACATTTTGATTTTGATGTCTTGATCATAATTTCCGAATCCTTTGCCAAATAATGTACAGCCTCCTATATTTTCAGCTTCTTCCTTTACCTCGACTCTTAAGTGCCATGTGTCTTCATAAGTAGAAATCTCAGCCTCGTCAAGTGACCATTTTTTGTTACCATAACTCAGTGCCATTTTTAATTGGTGATTCACAAACCCGACGGTCTAAGCAAGTATCAAATCGATAGTGAACATGAATGGCAGGAGACGAAAGAGGCAATCATTTTTGAGGCAGTAGAAGACTTGACGGCCAAAATCAGTTTTGAATAACCGTTACAAATCTTTCGTGGGTATCCTCAGGTTATTCAAGATATCAATCAAGTCACACTGCAACGAGGAACCTTCGTGTATTGGTGTTGTTGCATAGACTCACAGGCTTTAGATTCGACCTTTGCTAAAGATGATACGTTGTTACCAATTACTTTACGTTTGGCTACCGCTAGTCGTAAAGGAGTAAGAAGTGAGCGTGGACAAAGATCCTCCCTAAAAAGGGGTCTTTTTCTCTATGTAAAAAAGAGGAAAAGTTTGCTGAATTTAAGTGCTTTATTGTATTTTTTGACGTACTTAATCAAGTACGCTATAATTATATCAGAAAAAGGAGGAGAGACAATGGCTAATACAACGATGAATCCTAGCACTGCTCGTAAAAATTTTTATCAGTTATTGAAAGAGGTAAATGAAAATCATACTGAAATCGAGATTATTAGTGATCGTAGTGGAAACAATGCTGTATTGATTGGGCTAGAAGACTGGAGAGCGATTCAAGAAACCCTTTTTCTTGAGCAAACAGGTACTTTAGATAAAGTACGAGACCGCGAAAAAGACGACAGTGGCTTTACGAATATCGATGATATTGATTGGGAAGCTCTTTGATGAGTAACTATACAGTCGCAATCAAAAACTCTGCGAAAGTGGATTTAAGAAAAATCAAGCAATCGAATTTAAAGAAACAATTTGAAGAAGTGATTCAGACATTGAAGGAAGATCCATATATGCCCACGCAGTCTTTTGAAAAGCTGAGACCTACACATGAAGGCAGATACTCACGCAGGCTGAATAGACAGCATCGAGTGGTTTACAAAGTTGATGAGGAAAATAAAGTTGTGGAAATTTATTCTGCCTGGACACATTATGAGTGAAGTGAGAAGAGCCAACCTTTTTAGATAGTTAACAAAGAGTCTCCCCAAAAAGGAGACTCTTTTTTTGTTCTAAAACCAACCTTCTTGGATTTATTGCATGATTTCTTTAATTTGTTCCTATATCTCCACCTTTGAAGGGTCATTGTTTGAGTTTAGGAATGGAATGTTGACGGGTTTATGTAAAACAAGGAGGAAGAAGTGTGACAAGGAAAATCAGTAAAATTGGAGCATCGTTGTTAGTGTTGGCAGTGGCAACGACCATCGATTATCGCCAAAGTGAGGCGAAGACAATTGGAAATGTCGTTTATCGAGAAACAGCCAAAAGTATGTTGAAAAAAGCAATGGACAATCAACCGGAGTCGTCTTATTGGTTCCCAAAGGATTCGTTGGCATGGTCTTTTGGAAAAGATACAGATACGAAATACAATACCAGTGTCGTTCCTTTAGCAGAGCGGGTATCCAAAGCGACATTGCCGAACATGAATGTCACACAAACGGAAGAAGTCAAAGTCGTGGCGCTTTCGGCCATGAATAGCAGTATCAACGGCAATGCATCACGAGGGATCGATATCTTTTACGCCAATGTCTTTTCTTATTGGCAATATATCGATCAATTGGTTTACGGGGGTGCTCTTCTGGTGAAGGATCATCGTATCGCCAAGTCTAGTTGCGACGGATGCAGTCCATAAGAATCGTGTACCGGTTTTAGGAACCGCAAACCTCCCATGGCGAGAAGCTGGAATGGCTAGATATGTTTTTAGCCAAGGATGAGGATGGCAAGTTCCCGATTGTAGAAAAGATGATCGAAGTTACCGATACGGCAGTCACCAGTTTTGATGATGCAGCTGAAGGCGTCGAACAATCGAGGACTGATGGAAAAGGCTTAAATGAAAGCCACGCCAAAGGATGTAAGAATTGATGCCCAATTCAAAGAACAAGCAGACGAGTATTTAGAGATCATGTGGTATGAATTCCATGACGAGTGATGGGAAAATGGATTGGCAAAATGCCTTAGCGGATAAGAAAAAAACTTAGTCGGTGGATGCAGAGATGAACCCGTTGGCAGTATGAAGTTGGAGTATACGGAATGGACAAATAGTTAAAAAAAGCAACTCTTTGCCCATAAGGAGGGAAGAATCAGAGTGGATTATTGCCTTAAAAAATGACAGAACTAAAAAAGCCTTTGCGACCAACAAATGGTCGCAGAAGCTTTTGTTTTTTACAATAACATCAGCGTGATGTACGGCTGGCTGGATCTAGCCGTCTTTCCAAAATACCTAAAAGCCAGTCCGTGATGATCGCCATTAATGCAGTTGGCAATGCACCTGCTAAAATAATCGATGTGCCATCTGTTGCATTGGTTCCTCGGATAATGATATCTCCAAGACCACCAGCACCGACGAATGCACCGATCGCGGTTATCCCGATGGCAACAACTAACGCGTTTCTTATGCCTGCCATGATAACAGAAACAGAGAGTGGTAACTCTACCATGAATAGTCGTTGTCTAGCAGTCATCCCCATGCCTTTGCCGACATCAAGGATGTTTTTGTCTACTTGGATCATCCCGGTATACGTATTCTTGATGATCGGTAAGAGGGAATACAAAAATACAGTAACAATCACGACATTGACTCCCAGGCCTAATCCAATGATTAAAATGGAGATCATGGCTAGAGAAGGGATCGTCTGGATGATATTCGCCAAACGAATCACCCAGTTTGCTAATTTACGTCTCCTAGAAATCATGATCCCAACCGGAATCCCGACAACTGCTGCAAAGAGGACACCATAGATAGAAATCAGGAAGTGACGGATAAATTGTGCAAAGATATAGGAGCCATTTTCCTGGAAATAATAGAAAAATTGTTGAAAGACATTCATTTTATCCAATTGCTTCACTTCCCTTCAAAATAGTGGTTTTCTTGTAAGAAACGTTGTGCTACTACTGATGGTTCCACTAGATTATTATCTGCTTCGTAGTTCAATTCCTGCATTTTTTCCGTACTGATGGTATGACCTAACTTATTTAAGGCTTCTTTTAAATGAGGCGTATCAGCTAATATCTTGTTGTCTACAACTGGAGCAGCATCATATGGTGGGAAGAATTGACGATCATCTTCCAACATGACTAGATCATAACTGGCGATCCGTCCATCCGTAGAGTAGCCAAGAACAATATCCATTTTTCCTGCTTCGACTGCGTCATAAACAAGTCCAATCTGCATAGGTAATATCGAATTGAAGGAGAAGCCATAAGTTTCTTGGAAGCCGTCATAACCGTCTCCTTTACGATTGATCCAAGAAGTATCTACACCAGCTACTAATTCATCCGCTACATTTTTCAGATCGCTGACTTTAGATAGATGGTATTTTTGTGCGGTGTCTTTTCGAACAAGAAAGACATACGTATTTTCAAAACCATAGGACGGGAACCACGTTTGATCGTATCTTTTCTCAAATTCATCTTTCACGGTAGCAAACGCTTTTTTCGGATCTTTTTCAGGAGGAAGGTTCAATGTAGTCGTTAAATCTGTTCCTGTGTAGCGAGCCGCTGAAATTGAAGCATCTCCGTTCATCATCGCTTGATGGTTGATAGTTGTGGTAGCCAGATTGTTGATGATTGCGGTATTTTTATCTGTATAATGTTCAACCATTCCGGCAACTAGGCTTGCTAAGATCTGTGCTTCTGAAGTGATTCCACCTGTGATCGAAATGGTGTCTTCATCTGTATTGCTGGCAAGACCAGGGAAAGAACAACTCGCAAGTATAAGAAGGGAGGAAAGTATCATGGTCATTTTTAATATACGTTTCATTCTTCATTCTCCTCTCTAAGTGCGATCGGTGTCAGCCGGTGTTCCAAGAGACCTAGAAGCCAATCAGCCAATAGTGCTAAAATTGTTACAGGGATCGTACCTGCCAAAATGAGATCTGGTTGGTAATTATTCAGTCCACTAAAAATCAAATCGCCTAAACCACCAGCGCCGATATAAGAGGCAAGTGTAGCCCATGCAATCACGTAAACGGCAGCTAAACGGATACCAGCCATGATCGTTGGCATAGCAATGGGCAATTCAACGGAAAAAATGGATTGGAACTCAGTCATCCCCATGCCTTTTGCCACATCCCGATAATTCCAATCGACATTTTTCATCCCAATGTACGTATTACGTAAAATCGGCAATAATGAATAAATAAAGAGTGCGATAATCGCAGGTAATTTACCTACGCCAAATAACGGGATCATCAATGCCAATAAAGCAAGAGAAGGGATTGTCTGCAAGGCACTGGTTAAGCCAATCACAATCGTGGCAGCTTTTGGAAAACGTGTCAGTAAGACACCAAGCGGTACAGCAATGATGATACCAATGATCAAAGCAAGTCCCGAAATATAAAGATGTTCAAAACCTTTTGAGAGAATTTCTGAACCGTGCTGATGAAAAAACTGCTGCATAGGTCAGACCTCCTTAGATTCTTCAGGAGTAGCTGACTCTGCAACATCAGTAGTTGCGGGATCTTCTCCCCAAATCACATCGTAGACGATATCCACTAATGATGCACGAGTCAGGATACCTACGACTTTGTTCTGTTCATCAACGACCGGCACGTATTTCAGTCCGCGTTTTAAAATGCGTTGCAAGGTATCACGAAGATAGGCGGATTCTTTTACGTAAAAAACATGTTTATTCAAAATGTCGCCGACACTGGATACTTTTCCTCGCTTTTTATTCAACGTTTCTACATCGATAAATCCTTTTAATACATTCGAATTATCGGTAACTAACAACGTATCTACACGTTTTTCCCTCATCAGTTTGATTGCTTCTTGTAATGATTTTTCCGGTGTAATCGTGATTGCTGTATTTAGCATAACTTCGCCGACTCTTGTCGCATTTGGCTTGGCTTGTAGTAGGCGATCTTCTCCAATCAACTCTTCTACGAAATCGTTTGCAGGATGACGTAAAATATTTTCTGGTGTATCAAATTGGATCACACGGCCTTCACTCATGATGGCGATACGGCTTGCTAGTTTAATCGCTTCATCCATGTCATGGGTTACAAATACGATCGTTTTTCCCAAACGCTCTTGTAAATCTTTGACAAGGTCTTGCAAGGAATCACGAGTGATTGGATCAAGCGCACCGAATGGCTCGTCCATCAAGATGATATCTTGATTCGCTGCAAGGGCACGAACGACTCCAATACGCTG is from Enterococcus faecium and encodes:
- a CDS encoding APC family permease, producing MDYLKRLLVGKPLKSAENDEHKLTRFAALALLSSDALSSIAYGTEQIVVVLVALSAAAIWYSLPIAAFVIILLISLTLSYRQIIHAYPHGGGAYVVSSENLGKNAGLISGGSLLIDYMLTVAVSVSAGAEAITSAVPALYGHQVAISVTIVLLLMMLNLRGLRESASFLLFPVYTFILVISLLIVVGLYNIVTGAVPLQATALPGAAVPGVSIALILRAFSSGSSSLTGVEAISNAVPFFKKPRAKNAAATLTMMALILGFFFVGITFINYWYGIVPEKEVTVLSQIGKAVFGHGILYYVLQFATALILAVAANTGFSAFPVLAYNLAKDKFMPHMYQDRGDRLGYSNGIITLALGSIVLLFIFHGSTERLIPLYSIGVFIPFALSQTGMVVKWKKEGKRWLSKSIANITGAFISYAIIAILFVYRLGDIWPFFIIMPIVMFIFYKIHDHYKKVAEQLRLENDAKLHDYDGNTVLVLVGNVTRVNIGALNYARSIGDYVVAMHVSLDEDVEKEKEIEAEFKKHFPDVRFSIVHSSYRSIENPIIRYVDIVSKNAAKQNYTTTVLIPQFVPNRRWQNILHNQTSLRLRLRLSWRENIVVSTYSYHLKK
- a CDS encoding type II toxin-antitoxin system Phd/YefM family antitoxin, with protein sequence MANTTMNPSTARKNFYQLLKEVNENHTEIEIISDRSGNNAVLIGLEDWRAIQETLFLEQTGTLDKVRDREKDDSGFTNIDDIDWEAL
- a CDS encoding Txe/YoeB family addiction module toxin, translated to MSNYTVAIKNSAKVDLRKIKQSNLKKQFEEVIQTLKEDPYMPTQSFEKLRPTHEGRYSRRLNRQHRVVYKVDEENKVVEIYSAWTHYE
- a CDS encoding mannosyl-glycoprotein endo-beta-N-acetylglucosamidase: MTRKISKIGASLLVLAVATTIDYRQSEAKTIGNVVYRETAKSMLKKAMDNQPESSYWFPKDSLAWSFGKDTDTKYNTSVVPLAERVSKATLPNMNVTQTEEVKVVALSAMNSSINGNASRGIDIFYANVFSYWQYIDQLVYGGALLVKDHRIAKSSCDGCSP
- a CDS encoding ABC transporter permease, whose product is MKQLDKMNVFQQFFYYFQENGSYIFAQFIRHFLISIYGVLFAAVVGIPVGIMISRRRKLANWVIRLANIIQTIPSLAMISILIIGLGLGVNVVIVTVFLYSLLPIIKNTYTGMIQVDKNILDVGKGMGMTARQRLFMVELPLSVSVIMAGIRNALVVAIGITAIGAFVGAGGLGDIIIRGTNATDGTSIILAGALPTALMAIITDWLLGILERRLDPASRTSR
- a CDS encoding osmoprotectant ABC transporter substrate-binding protein, translated to MKRILKMTMILSSLLILASCSFPGLASNTDEDTISITGGITSEAQILASLVAGMVEHYTDKNTAIINNLATTTINHQAMMNGDASISAARYTGTDLTTTLNLPPEKDPKKAFATVKDEFEKRYDQTWFPSYGFENTYVFLVRKDTAQKYHLSKVSDLKNVADELVAGVDTSWINRKGDGYDGFQETYGFSFNSILPMQIGLVYDAVEAGKMDIVLGYSTDGRIASYDLVMLEDDRQFFPPYDAAPVVDNKILADTPHLKEALNKLGHTISTEKMQELNYEADNNLVEPSVVAQRFLQENHYFEGK
- a CDS encoding ABC transporter permease, giving the protein MQQFFHQHGSEILSKGFEHLYISGLALIIGIIIAVPLGVLLTRFPKAATIVIGLTSALQTIPSLALLALMIPLFGVGKLPAIIALFIYSLLPILRNTYIGMKNVDWNYRDVAKGMGMTEFQSIFSVELPIAMPTIMAGIRLAAVYVIAWATLASYIGAGGLGDLIFSGLNNYQPDLILAGTIPVTILALLADWLLGLLEHRLTPIALREENEE
- a CDS encoding betaine/proline/choline family ABC transporter ATP-binding protein (Members of the family are the ATP-binding subunit of ABC transporters for substrates such as betaine, L-proline or other amino acids, choline, carnitine, etc. The substrate specificity is best determined from the substrate-binding subunit, rather than this subunit, as it interacts with the permease subunit and not with substrate directly.) — its product is MIEFQNVSKIYKGGKVAVEDVNLSFEKGEFICFIGTSGSGKTTTMRMINRMTDPTQGKILIDGKSIQEIDPVELRRQIGYVIQSIGLMPHMTIRENITLVQKLLKVSQEERNKTAEKMIDLVELPREMLDRYPHELSGGQQQRIGVVRALAANQDIILMDEPFGALDPITRDSLQDLVKDLQERLGKTIVFVTHDMDEAIKLASRIAIMSEGRVIQFDTPENILRHPANDFVEELIGEDRLLQAKPNATRVGEVMLNTAITITPEKSLQEAIKLMREKRVDTLLVTDNSNVLKGFIDVETLNKKRGKVSSVGDILNKHVFYVKESAYLRDTLQRILKRGLKYVPVVDEQNKVVGILTRASLVDIVYDVIWGEDPATTDVAESATPEESKEV